Proteins from one Flammeovirgaceae bacterium genomic window:
- the rplE gene encoding 50S ribosomal protein L5 — protein MATPRLKEKYLNEIVPSLKEKFQYKSVMQVPKVTKICINKGIGAAVADKKLVDIGVEELTAITGQKAVATKSKKAISNFKLRENMPIGAKVTLRGDRMYEFMDRIMNVALPRVRDFKGISDKGFDGRGNYTLGVKEQIIFPEISIDKVAKINGMDVTFVTTAHTDEESFELLKAFGMPFVNKNN, from the coding sequence ATGGCAACGCCCAGATTAAAAGAAAAATACTTAAATGAAATTGTCCCTTCGCTGAAGGAGAAATTTCAGTACAAGTCCGTCATGCAGGTGCCCAAGGTTACCAAGATATGTATCAACAAGGGTATAGGCGCAGCCGTGGCCGACAAAAAACTCGTGGACATAGGCGTGGAGGAACTCACCGCCATCACAGGCCAGAAGGCCGTGGCCACCAAGTCAAAGAAGGCGATTTCCAACTTTAAGTTGCGCGAGAACATGCCCATTGGGGCGAAGGTGACCTTGCGGGGCGACCGTATGTACGAGTTCATGGACCGCATCATGAACGTGGCATTGCCCCGCGTGCGCGACTTTAAAGGCATCAGCGACAAGGGGTTTGATGGCCGCGGCAACTACACCCTTGGCGTGAAAGAGCAGATCATTTTCCCTGAGATTTCCATCGACAAGGTTGCAAAAATCAATGGCATGGACGTCACTTTCGTGACCACCGCCCATACGGACGAGGAAAGCTTTGAATTGTTGAAGGCATTTGGGATGCCTTTTGTAAACAAAAATAATTAA
- a CDS encoding 50S ribosomal protein L18 → MANIKSKSDRRNRLKMGIRRKVKGTAERPRLSVFKSNRVIYAQVIDDVKGVTLASSSSVELDKKGGVNLSISKNVGKKVAEKALATGVNTIVFDRNGSLYHGNIKALAEGAREGGLKF, encoded by the coding sequence ATGGCAAACATTAAGTCCAAGTCTGATAGAAGGAATAGGTTGAAAATGGGTATCCGCAGGAAGGTGAAGGGTACCGCTGAGAGGCCCCGCCTTTCCGTGTTCAAGAGCAATAGGGTGATTTATGCACAGGTCATCGATGACGTAAAAGGCGTGACCCTTGCCTCGTCATCGTCCGTTGAACTTGACAAAAAAGGCGGTGTGAACTTGTCCATTTCAAAAAATGTAGGCAAGAAAGTAGCCGAAAAGGCGCTTGCCACCGGTGTGAACACAATCGTGTTTGACCGCAACGGGTCTTTGTACCACGGCAACATCAAAGCTTTGGCGGAAGGGGCCAGGGAAGGAGGCTTAAAATTTTAA
- the rpsH gene encoding 30S ribosomal protein S8 produces MNITDPIADYLTRLRNAIKARHRVVEVPSSNLKKEITKVLFDKGYILNYKFEETPDKQGLIRIALKYNAETKESAISTLKRVSTPGLRQYKEASKLPKVLNGLGVAILSTSKGVITDKEARALNVGGEVLCYVH; encoded by the coding sequence ATGAATATAACTGATCCGATAGCAGATTATTTGACCCGGCTGAGGAACGCCATTAAGGCGCGCCATCGCGTGGTCGAGGTGCCTTCGTCCAACCTGAAAAAGGAGATCACCAAGGTGCTTTTTGACAAAGGGTATATCCTCAACTACAAGTTTGAAGAGACGCCCGACAAGCAGGGGTTGATAAGGATCGCATTGAAATACAATGCAGAAACCAAGGAATCGGCCATTTCCACACTTAAGCGCGTGAGCACGCCTGGCCTGCGCCAATATAAGGAAGCCAGCAAACTGCCCAAGGTGTTAAACGGGCTGGGCGTGGCGATCCTTTCCACTTCCAAAGGGGTAATTACCGATAAGGAAGCCAGGGCATTGAATGTGGGGGGCGAAGTATTGTGTTACGTTCATTAA
- the rpsN gene encoding 30S ribosomal protein S14, with translation MAKLSIVARDRKKEALVKRYAAKRAALKEAGDWEGLDKLPRSSSRVRMRNRCKLTGRPRGYMRKFGICRNQFRQMASDGLIPGVTKASW, from the coding sequence ATGGCAAAATTATCCATAGTAGCTAGGGACAGAAAGAAGGAGGCACTTGTAAAACGCTATGCGGCAAAGCGCGCGGCCTTGAAGGAGGCCGGGGACTGGGAAGGGCTTGACAAGCTTCCGAGGAGTTCCAGCAGGGTGCGCATGCGCAACCGCTGCAAGCTGACGGGAAGGCCCAGGGGGTACATGCGCAAGTTCGGTATCTGCCGTAACCAATTCCGTCAGATGGCTTCTGACGGGCTGATTCCGGGGGTAACCAAGGCCAGTTGGTAA
- the rplF gene encoding 50S ribosomal protein L6, producing MSRIGRNPIQVPKGVTVTYNESDHKVSVKGPKGELHQALDPDFKIKQENEEVLVQRPSEQKRHKAMHGLYRALIANMVTGVNTGYKHQLELVGVGFKASVQGNVLDLSVGYSHNIFFVVPPELKVQAITEKGSNPTIILEGIDKQLIGHVAAKIKSLRKVEPYKGKGIRFSGEYVRRKAGKAASK from the coding sequence ATGTCACGAATAGGTAGAAATCCCATACAAGTTCCCAAAGGTGTAACCGTCACCTATAATGAAAGTGACCACAAGGTTTCCGTAAAAGGGCCCAAAGGGGAATTGCACCAGGCACTGGATCCTGATTTTAAAATAAAACAGGAGAATGAGGAGGTGTTGGTACAGCGCCCGTCAGAACAAAAAAGGCACAAGGCCATGCACGGGCTGTACCGTGCGTTGATCGCCAATATGGTCACCGGGGTAAACACCGGGTACAAACACCAACTGGAGTTGGTGGGTGTTGGGTTCAAGGCAAGCGTCCAGGGCAATGTACTCGACCTCAGCGTGGGGTATTCCCACAACATCTTTTTTGTGGTGCCCCCTGAGCTTAAGGTCCAGGCCATTACGGAGAAGGGGTCGAACCCCACCATTATCCTGGAAGGAATTGACAAACAGCTTATCGGCCATGTGGCCGCCAAAATAAAATCGCTGCGCAAAGTAGAACCTTACAAAGGCAAGGGTATCCGCTTTAGCGGTGAGTATGTACGCAGAAAGGCGGGTAAGGCTGCTTCTAAATAA
- the rplN gene encoding 50S ribosomal protein L14 yields MIQTESRLKVADNSGAKEVLCVHVLGGTRRRYASVGDTIVVTVKSALPSSAIKKGTVSKAVVVRTKKEIRRKDGSYIRFEENAAVLLNPQNEPRGTRIFGPVARELREKQFMKIVSLAPEVL; encoded by the coding sequence ATGATACAGACCGAATCAAGATTAAAGGTGGCAGACAACAGCGGGGCAAAAGAGGTTCTCTGTGTCCATGTATTGGGAGGGACCAGAAGGCGTTACGCCTCCGTGGGGGACACCATTGTGGTGACCGTAAAATCGGCATTGCCCTCCAGCGCGATAAAAAAAGGCACGGTGTCCAAAGCGGTGGTGGTGAGGACCAAAAAGGAGATACGTAGGAAAGACGGGTCTTATATCCGCTTTGAAGAAAATGCAGCCGTGCTTTTGAACCCTCAAAACGAGCCCAGGGGCACCCGTATATTCGGCCCGGTGGCCCGTGAGCTTAGGGAAAAGCAGTTTATGAAGATCGTATCACTGGCCCCTGAAGTACTTTAA
- the rpsQ gene encoding 30S ribosomal protein S17: protein MERNHRKERIGTVTSNKMMKTITIAVNRRVKHPIYGKFMQKTTKLMAHDEKEEAGIGDTVRISETRPLSKNKRWRLVEIIEKAK from the coding sequence ATGGAAAGGAACCATAGAAAAGAAAGGATAGGTACGGTCACCAGCAATAAAATGATGAAGACCATAACCATTGCCGTGAACAGGAGGGTAAAGCACCCTATCTACGGTAAGTTTATGCAAAAGACCACCAAGCTGATGGCGCATGACGAAAAGGAAGAGGCGGGCATTGGGGACACGGTGCGCATTAGCGAAACACGTCCCTTGAGCAAGAACAAGAGGTGGAGGTTGGTAGAAATCATAGAAAAAGCCAAATAA
- the rplX gene encoding 50S ribosomal protein L24, producing the protein MHIRKGDTVKVLAGNDKGKQGTVLELFLEKQRAIVEGMNMVTKHEKPSAGKPEGGIKKTEAPIHVSNLMLVNPADGKPTRTGRKLNDKGKLQRYSKKTGEFIK; encoded by the coding sequence ATGCACATCCGCAAAGGTGATACCGTAAAGGTGCTGGCGGGCAACGACAAAGGAAAGCAAGGCACTGTGCTCGAGTTGTTCCTTGAAAAGCAGCGCGCCATTGTGGAAGGCATGAACATGGTGACCAAGCATGAGAAGCCTTCGGCCGGCAAGCCGGAAGGGGGGATCAAAAAGACAGAGGCCCCCATTCATGTGAGCAACCTCATGCTGGTGAACCCGGCTGACGGCAAGCCTACCCGAACGGGAAGAAAGCTCAACGACAAAGGCAAGCTTCAAAGGTATTCTAAGAAAACAGGTGAATTTATTAAGTAA
- the rpsE gene encoding 30S ribosomal protein S5, with the protein MTQSNVSTVKASEIDLKEKVVAIQRVAKVVKGGRRFSFSAIVVVGDGNGVVGYGLGKANEVTDAITKGIDDAKKHLVKVPIIKGTVPHEATGKFGGGFVLLRPASAGTGVLAGGAMRAVLESAGVHNVLAKSKGSSNPHNVVKATFKALTGMRDAHTIARNRGITLSKVFNG; encoded by the coding sequence ATGACACAAAGCAACGTCAGCACAGTAAAAGCAAGCGAAATAGACCTGAAGGAAAAGGTCGTGGCCATACAGCGTGTGGCCAAAGTGGTCAAAGGGGGAAGAAGGTTCAGCTTTTCCGCCATCGTGGTGGTAGGGGACGGAAACGGTGTGGTAGGCTATGGATTGGGCAAGGCCAATGAGGTAACGGACGCTATTACCAAAGGCATTGACGATGCCAAAAAGCACCTGGTGAAGGTACCTATTATCAAAGGCACGGTGCCCCATGAAGCAACGGGCAAGTTTGGCGGTGGTTTTGTGTTGTTGCGCCCGGCATCGGCCGGTACGGGCGTTTTGGCCGGTGGTGCGATGCGCGCGGTGTTGGAGAGTGCAGGGGTACACAATGTATTGGCAAAATCCAAGGGGTCTTCAAACCCGCACAATGTGGTGAAGGCGACATTCAAGGCATTGACAGGAATGAGGGACGCCCACACAATTGCGAGGAACAGGGGAATTACCTTGTCAAAGGTTTTCAACGGATAG